The Hymenobacter sp. DG01 sequence GACCTGCGCCAGGACCTGCTGCCTGCTCTGCAGCAAACCGGTGGGGTGTTGGAGGTGGATGCCGACGCCTGCCCTTTGGTGAGCATGCCGGCCAAAAGCCTGCGCTCCTTGCTGTATAATCTGCTCAGTAACGCCATTAAGTACCGCCACCCCGACCGACCACCCCACGTGCGCCTGAACTGCCGCACCCAGGATGGATTTTGGCATCTCACTGTGCAAGACAATGGCCTAGGCCTCGATACCATTCAGCAGGCTTCCTTATTTGCCTTGTTTCGCCGCTTTCACAACCATGTAGAGGGCTCTGGGCTAGGCCTCTACACCGTCAAGAAGATAGTGGAAAACCTGGGTGGCCGAGTGGAGGTGAAAAGCGAGCTGGGGGTAGGCTCCACGTTCTCAGTGTACGTCCCGAGCTGAGGGCGGCAAGCCAGGGGAGCAGAGTGGCGGTGTCTCACAAACCTGAATTATGCGAATTATAGATTTATAGACCCGTCGTGTTTCATACAGCTTCTATATATCGGAGCACGAGGGGCCTATGGTCAATAACTTACTCCTTACTGGGGTATGCAGGCGATACAGTCTGGTCAGTGAAGTAGTGCCCCTGCTCCAGGTCGGCCAGCAGGCCAGTGTGGCCGGGTCGCCAGCCCAGGCGCTGCTGGGTAAGGGAGCTGGAAGCCGCAATGTCAAGGCCCGCGAAGCCTGCCATCCAGCCGAAATGCGCGGGGGCTTCTTGCACTGTTTTGCTGACCACCGGCACGTTCAGATGGCGGCCAATAACTTCGGCAATGGTGCGCAACGGAATGCCTTCATCGGCTACGCCGTGGTAGCGGGCCCCGGCCGTGCCGTGCTCCAGGGCCAGCCGGTAGAGGCGGGCCGCGTCGAGGCGGTGTACGCTGGGCCAGCGGTTGCTGCCGTCGCCAATGTAGGCCGCTACCCCTTTCTCGCGCGCCAGGGTGATAAGGGTTGGCACGAAGCCGTGGTCGTTCTGGTCGTGCACGGAAGCGGCCAGCCGTATCACCATGGCCCTCACGCCCTGGGGCACAAGGGCTAGCGCCGCATCTTCGGAGTGGCGCATGGCGGGCAGGCTGGGGTCACGGGTATCGTCCTCGGTCAGCAGCTCGCCTGCTCGCGTGAGGCCGGCAACGCCCGACGTAGCAATAAACGGCCGGTTCGAGCCGGCCAGAACAGCGCCCATAGCCTCAATAGCGCGGCGGTCGGCTTCGGCGGCGGCAGCGTACTGCGTGAAGTCGTGAATAAACGCGCAGTGAATAACCCCATCGACGGCCGCCACGCCCCGTTGCAGACTGTCGAGGTCATTGAGGGAGCCGCGGTGTGCTTCTGCCCCGACGGCAGTCAGCGCCTGGGCGGATTCAGCAGAGCGGGCCAGCCCGAGCACCTGGTGGCCAGCCCCAAGTAGTTCCTGAACAACGGCCGAGCCCACAAAGCCCGTAGCGCCGGTAATAAAAATTCGCATGTGTGTGGTCCTTTAGTGAAGCGGTGATTTACTCCACAAAGGTGGCCTAGATGGGGTACTGGCAGTTTGCGTTGCTCAAACCATCTACTGAAGAATTCAAATAAACATGCATAGAATGTCATGCCGAGCCCGCTGAGACAGCTCGCGTGCTGCCGTTGCCAACGTAAACTAGCCCAACTAGCACGTCATCCTGAGCTTGCGAAGGATCTTTTCACGTCAGCACGAGTCGCTATGCCAGTTGTTCACGCGTGGGAAGAGTGTTCGTTGCACTCAGGATGACGTGCGATAGTAGTATTCTAGGCCAGTTTGATTACTGGCACACCGTCAGCACGCGAGCTGTCTCAGCAAGCTCGACATGACGTTCTGTTTTCGCCAGTACGTTCAATCTACCCCCGAAACGCTCCCGGAACCAAGCCGGTCTGGCGCTTGAAGAAGTTGCAGAAGTGGGCTACATCCGCGAAGCCCAGGGCGTCGGCAATTTCGGAAACGGTCCAGGTGGTTTGTTTCAGCAGCATCTTGGCTTCCTGGGCTACGCGGCGACTGATAAGGGTGGTGGTGGTGTGGCCTGTAGTTTCCTTTAGTACCCTGTTGAGGTGGTTGACATGCACGGACAGGACATCGGCGTAGTCTTTGGCCGTGCGCAGGTTTTGCTGCTGCTGGGGGGTAGCCAGGGGAAATTGCCGCTCCAGCAGGTCGGTGAACTGCGCTGCTACCCGTGCTGAGGCGTTGTGAGCGGGGACCTGAGCGGGCACAGGCTGCAGCTTCTGGCCGACATGAATCAGCTCCAGCAGGTAGGCGCGCAGCAGGTCGTATTTATAGGCGTAGCCGGAGGCCATTTCCTGCTCCATCTTCTGGAAAATCGCTTCCAGACTAGCATACTCGGCGCTGCTGAGAGGCACTACGGGGCAGCCGCCCAACTGAAAAACCGGCAGCTCCTCCAGGGCCACGCTACCCCTGGCCGGGAGCAGAAACTCCTCCGTGAAGATGCAGAAGTAGCCGCGCTGATCTGGGTCGTGGGGGAGCCAGCGGTAGGGCACCCGCGAGGTCACAAACCACAAGGCGTGCGCGGCTACCTCCACGCTCTGGTCGGCGTACTCGATGCGGCTGCGGCCCTGAATCAGGCTGATTTTGTAGAATGAGCGCCGGTCGAAGGTCATCGGGGGGCGCTCGTGGCGGCGGTTCATCAGCACGGCCACGTTAAACACGTTGAAATGCCCGATTTCCCGCTGCTGCTCCAGTGGAGATAGTGCGCCGGGTTCCGGGCTGTCTTCCGCTTGGAGCTTGGTGTAAAATGCTTCGAGGGAGTTCGGGTTCATAACCAAATAGCCGTTGTATAAATCAAAGGTAATCGATTCGCCGTGGCCTGGCCGTGGTAGTGGGCCACCGTTTCGGTAGTTGTGTTTTCAGGCATGTTGAGAAGCTAGCCGGACATATGCTGCCTGCTCACTACCTTGGGGTAGAATTTTATCTTACTTATCCATTGGAGTATGCGTAGCAAAAGCATTGTGATTCTATTACTAGTTGTGGCGACTGGCCTAGGAGCCTGTTCACAGGCCGACACCCAACAGAATGAACCCAAAGCCGAGGATGTTTCGCTCGTTACTCCTGCAGCAACAGCGGCTACTGCTACCCCTAAAACCGCCGAAGATGTTGTCATCAACGGCAGCAACACAGTGCAAACGCAGGCCTTGCGGGGTCAGAACATTGAGGTAACCGGCGACGGAAATACTGCCACGTTCACGGGCCACAGCCAGGAGTTCAGTATTACCGGCAGCGACAATGTGGTGGTGCTGGAAAACGTGAAAGCCATTGACGTAACCGGCGACAACAACACCGTAACCTGGCGCGGCAGCATGCCCACTATTACCAACCTGGGGCAGCATAACGTAATCGAGCGGGCCAAATAAGTGAGGCGCGTTGTGGCCGGGGTTAGAACTGACCTAGCATAAAGTAGGGGTGATACTTCACTTGCTTTCTGCGTAAGCAGCTTTGCTGGAACTGCATTTCATTCCTACCCCTGCGCTATGCTTATAACCCGCATCTGGCATGGCATCACGGCTGCGCACCACGCTGATACCTATTTACAGTACCTGCAGCAGTCGGGTATTGCTGACTATAAGAACACGCCCGGCAACCTAGGCGTGCAGGTGTTGCGGCGAGTAGAGACGGAGGTCTGCCACTTCTGGACGGTCACGCGCTGGGACAGTTACGAGAGCATCAAACGCTTCGCCGGCGAGCAGTACGAGCAGGCTCGCTACTACCCCGAGGATGCGCAGTATCTATTAGAGTTCGAGCCCACCGTGCTGCACTGCGAGACCTTTGAGTTCTAGGCTACAACTGCAACGCCCAATGGCCTTCCTACATCGAGCATCTGCCGAGGCGCACCGAGATGGCCTAGTGAAGGAGAACAACCCAAACCAGAACGTCATGTCGAGCGCAGTCGAGACATCTCGCGTGCTGAGGTTGTGGTGGTAATCAAATAGGCTTAGAACAACACAACATCCCCAAGCGGAGGACCAGGCCCCGTCGAACAACTGGCCTAGCGCCCCATGCTGAGAAGAGAAACTCTCTCGCGTGAGCGCGAAACGACGGGTTTTATGATAGTTTGCTGCTACAATGTCAGGCACTCGGGATGCTTTGGGCAACTCTATCTGACGGGCTTCTCCACGCGCATCTCAGACAGAAAAAATAGCCATATGGAAGACCACAACAATGAAACGGCCCCTGCCTTCGCGGGCGCCCTACCCCCTAAAGTGACGGGAATCGGTGGGATTTTCTTTGTGTCCGATAACCCCCAGGCCACTCGGGAGTGGTACGCTAACCACCTGGGGCTGGAAACTAACGACTGGGGCGCGAGCTTTACCTCCCGGAGTGCGGACAACCCCGATGAGGTGACATCTCTGCAGTGGAGCCCCTTTCCCAAAGGCAGCGACTATTTCGCGCCTTCTGCCAAGGAGTTTATGATCAACTACCGGGTGCAGAATATTGAAGGCCTGGTAAGCCAGCTCGCCGCCAGCGGCGTAACCATCCTGGACAGCATTACGAGCTACGACTACGGCAAATTCGTGCACATCCTGGACGCCGATGGCAACAAGCTTGAGCTGTGGGAACCCGCTTAACCCCGCAGCCCCGCCAACTGGCAGGAGGGGCTGCGGGACCTAGAACCCGGTGAACTTTCGGTGGCGGCGCTAACACCGGCCCTGGTCAAATACCGGTCTGCCTGCGTTAGTTGCAAGTAATAGCGCAAGCCAGATTCGCTGTGGATGGTGGGCACCTACTGAACGGCACCGTTCGCTTGGTCAGGATCCAGCGTAGGCACCTAAATAGCCTCCAGCCCCGGCAAGCCGAGCACCTCGACGGCGCGGCGCGCCACTGTTTTAACGCCGGCGACATCCGGGCCGGTGATGGTTAGGTGGCCCATTTTGCGACCCCGGCGCGCTTCGGTTTTGCCGTAGAGGTGCAGGTGTGTGCCCGGCAGGCTCAGCACGGCCTGCCAATCCGGCTCCCGTTGCTGACCGGTGGCGTCAAACCACACATCACCCAGCAGGTTGAGCATAATGGCCGGGGAATGCTGGCGCGGCTGCGGCAGGGGCAGGCCCGCCATGGCATGTACCTGCAGGTCAAACTGCGAGGCGTTGCAGGCATCGAGGGTGTAGTGGCCGCTGTTGTGCGGGCGCGGAGCCATTTCGTTGACGACCAGGCCACCGTGCGCGCTGCCATCGTCCACCACAAAAAACTCGACACACAGCACCCCGACATAGCCCAGATGTTGCGCAATAGCCACGGCCGCGTCGCGGGCACTGGTGGCCAGGGCGGGCGGCATATTGCCTTCGTAGGCGTGGGTCACGGCCAGAATGCCAGCTACGTGCACGTTGCGCTGCGGAGCAAAGCTGACCACTTGCCCGTCCCAGCCGCGCGCCACCAGCACTGAGCACTCGGCGGTGAGCGGCAGCATCTTTTCCAACACGCAGGCCACGCCACCCAGCTCCGCCCAGGCGGCAGCCAGCTCAGTGGCAGTCTTAACGCGGATCTGGCCCTTACCGTCGTAGCCCATGCGGGCGGTTTTCAGGATGCCGGGCAGCAAATCCGCCCGCTCGTTCTGGACGGCCTGCAGCTGGGCTGGGGTTTCAATTACGGCGTAGGGCGCGCAGGTTACCCCCGAGATGTCGGCGCAGGCTGTGAAGTGCGCTTTTTCCTCGATGCGGTCTTGAGCAATGCCCACCACGGCCGCTCCGGGCGCTACGGGGCGGGTTTGCGCCAGCGTTTGCAGGGCCTGGGCGGGCACATTTTCAAACTCGGTAGTGATGGCCTGGCACAAATCGGCGAGTTGCGCTAGGCCGGCCGGGTCGTTGTAGTTGGTCTGGATGTGGTGGTGACTCACCAGCCCGGCTGGGCTTTGCGCGTCAGGGTCCAGCACGGCCGTAAAGTACCCCAGGCGCTGGGCGGCATGCACAAACATCCGGCCCAGTTGGCCGCCCCCCATTACCCCCAGCGTAGCCCGGCGGCCGGCGGCGTCCTGGCTGCCCGGAAAAATTGGGGTCATCGTCCTGGCGTTGCTATCTACGCTCATACCGGCAACGTCATGGCGCGAGCGGCCTCTGTTTGTTCGGCGCGAAACGCCTGCAGCTTGGTCGCCAGGTCCGGGTTGTGCAGGGCCAATTGGCTGATGGCGAACAGCGCGGCATTGGCCGCGCCGGCATCACCGATAGCAAAAGTGGCTACCGGCACCCCTTTGGGCATTTGCACGATGCTGTGCAGCGAATCTACCCCCTGCAAATGGCGACTGGCCACCGGCACCCCCAGTACGGGCACGGTGGTTTTGGCCGCCAGCATGCCCGGCAGGTGAGCGGCGCCCCCTGCGCCGGCAATAATAGCCTGCAGGCCCCTCGGGCCGGCCTGTTCGGCGTAGGCAAACAGGTCGTCGGGCATGCGGTGGGCCGACACCACGCGCGCCTCGTGGGCCACGCCAAAGTGCGTGAGAATCTGCACGGCGTGCTGCATGGTGTTCCAGTCGCTGCTGGAGCCCATAACCACGCCGATTAGGGGTACGTCTGGGGTATTGGGGGAGGAAGGAGTAGTCATTGAATTTATTTGGTCGTCATGCTGAGCGAAGTCGAAGCATCTCTACCGCTTCGTTGGGGTCAAGCTCAGTACGTAGGCTTCTTCAGCAACAACGACTGCGTCGAGGCCAACTGAAGAATTAATCGTGCATTTGATGCTACTTTTTTCTTCTTCAAGTATCAGCTCAAAAATGACGTTTTGGTGGCTGAAATAGTCGAACTCCATTTCTTTGATGCCGATAAACTGAAGTTCTATTTTACAGTGCTTGGTAAGCTTGTAATAGCCCTTTTCATCAATCTCGCTTGTTATTTCGAAAGCATCTATGAGGAAAGTAACCGAAGAACGTCCGGTTGAGTGAGCCTCGAAAGTTGCCTTGGTAATTTCGGCGTCGTGAAATTCTGGCCAGTACCCAAAATGTTGAAGAACAATTTCGGAATTGACGATTCGATTTAAGTTAACGCTTTCTGTTTCGGACATAGTATCAAGCTAGTTGCAAGAGCTCTAACGAAGCGGTAGAGATGCTTCGACAAGCTCAGCATGACGGGCTTCTAGCGCTCCAGCAGGACTTCCGTGCCCAACACCACTAGGTCCACACTACCTTTCAGGGTTTGGTCGATGAAGGGGGTGTTTTGGGACTTCGATTTCATGAAATCCCGCGTAAAGGTCGTTTCTGCTTCGGTATCGAACAAAATGCAGTTAGCTTCTTGCCCGACTTCGATGGTGGGCACCGGCAGGTCCATCAAGCGGCGGGGCTCCGCTGAGTAGCGCTTCACCACCAAATCCCACCCAAATTTGCCGGGCTCCACGAAGAAGTGATACAGCGACACCAGGGCCGTATCCAGGCCGGTGATGCCATTGGGGGCGCTGATGAAATCCTGGGCTTTCTCGAAGGGCGTGTGCGGGGCGTGGTCGGTGGCAATGAGGTCGAATACGCCTTCCTTGAGGCCTTCGAGCAGAGCGTCACAATCGGCCTGGGTGCGCAGGGGCGGGTTCATTTTGTAGTTCGTGTCGTAGTCGCCGATGTGCTCGTCGGTGAACAGCAGGTGGTGAGGGGCCACTTCGGCCGTCACTTTTACATCGCCCCTGGACTTCCACCAGCGGATGGTTTCCATGCCCTCCTTGCTGGAAACGTGCTGGATGTGGACGTGCGCGCCCGCCGCCCGGGCCAGCCGAATGTCGCGGTCAATGATGATTTCCTCGGCGCAGGCCGGTGAGCCTTTGATGCCGAGCCGGTAGCTCATCACGCCTTCGTTGAGGGCGCGCGGCCCGGCCAGCTCCGGCACCTCGCAGTGGCTGGCGAAAAACATCCCGAACTCGGTGGCGTACTGCATGGCCCGCAGCAGCACGGCCGGGTCGCTGGTGGTGTCGCCGTCGTCGGTGAGCATTTTCACGCCCAGTTCACGCATACCCTCAATTTCGGCCAGCTCCTTGCCCTCGCGGTTTTTGGTGACGCAGCCGGAAGTATAGACCGGAATGCGAGCCCGGTCGCGGGCGTTTTCCAGCACCGACGCCACCGCAGAGGCCGAGTCGAGGGCCGGGCGGGTGTTGGGCATCATCACCACGCCGGTAATGCCGCCGTTAATGGCCGCCTCGCTGCCTGTGGTAATGGTTTCCTTGTTCTCGAAGCCGGGGGCGCGGAAATGGACGTGGGCATCAAACATGCCCGGCATCAGAATACGCCTGCGTGCGTCGATGACCCGGGCCCCCTCGGGAGCGGTCAGGCTTTTGCCGATGTCCTGGATTTTTCCTTCGACAATCAGGACATCGCCCTCGAGCAGTGCGGGTGAGTTTTCGGAGGCTATGCGGGCGTTTTGAAGGAGAAGCATGAAGAGGGTAGTGGGTTTGGTAAACCGCTTAGGGGTAGGGAAGAAGTAAGGAAAGAACAGAATCGGGTGGCCTAGTCGGTGCTTAGGGCAGCACCACGGACGCGCTGGCCCGTTGCGGGGCGGCATACGCCTGCTGGCGCGGAAACTCCCCGCCCGGCGTGAGCCAGTCGAGCACGGCCATGCGTACGGAAATGCCGTTTTCGACCTGGTTGGTGATGAGGCTGCGCTCGTAGTCCATCACGGCGTCGCAGAGCTCCACGCCCCGGTTTACGGGGCCGGGGTGCATGATGTAGAGGCCCCGGTCGCGGATTTCGGCCAGCCGGGCCGTAGTGATGCCGTACACGCGGTGGTATTCCCGGACGCTGGGGAAGAACTGCACATCCTGGCGCTCCATCTGCACCCGGAGCAGGTACACCACATCGGGCGCCCAGGCCATGGCCGCCTCGTAGTCGGTGAAGCGGCGGATGCTTTCCGGTACGTACTTGGGTACCAGGGAGCCCGGCCCGAGGTAGGCCACCTCCACGCCCAACTTTTGCAGCAGGGTGCTGGTAGAGCGCGCCACGCGGGAGTGCAGGATATCCCCGATGATGAGGACTTTTTTACCCCGGGGGTCGGGGAATTTCTCCCGGATGGTGAAAGCGTCGAGCAGGGCCTGGGTGGGGTGCTCGTGCGCGCCGTCGCCGGCATTGATGACGGAGGCCGTGGTTTGGCGGGCAATCATGCCGGGCAGGCCGGGGTGGCTATGGCGCACCACGATGTAATCGGTGCGCATGGCCTGGAGTGTTTCAATCGTCTCGCGCACCGACTCGCCTTTGCTGATGGAGGAGTGGGCGACGTCGAAATTCGTGACTTCCGCCGAGAGGCGTTTGGCCGCTACCTCAAAGGAGGAGTGCGTCCGGGTGCTGGCCTCGTAGAACAGCATGAGCACGGACTTGCCCTCGAGCGCCGGGATTTTCTTCACCGAATGGGTGAACAGCTTCTTGAAAGACGTGGATTGGTCGAGCAGAAACTCGATTTCCTCGCGGTGAAGGGATGCAATGTCGAGCAGGTCTTTACGTGCCATACCGGGAATGAGGAAAAGTGAGGAGATCTAGCTAAAACGGACAAGTGGAAGTCGGATCGGGCCCTACCCCGGCCAGTGAAGCCAACTCCCGGCGCGGCCCAAAGCAAAGGCCGCCGCCCCGGTTTGGGGCGGGAGGTTGCCGGTCAGGAGAGGGGTAGGAGAAGCCTGGGCGCGCCGGAGGTTGAGTTGGCGGCAGGGGGTAGCCGACGAACTCAGCGGGCATAAAAAAACCGTTTCGGAATCCGAAACGGCGGCGGGGAAATACCCAGAAAAGAAAACGGAAATAACAGAGGCGAAATCAGGAGAACCAAAGGCGGCGTGGGCCTT is a genomic window containing:
- a CDS encoding SDR family oxidoreductase: MRIFITGATGFVGSAVVQELLGAGHQVLGLARSAESAQALTAVGAEAHRGSLNDLDSLQRGVAAVDGVIHCAFIHDFTQYAAAAEADRRAIEAMGAVLAGSNRPFIATSGVAGLTRAGELLTEDDTRDPSLPAMRHSEDAALALVPQGVRAMVIRLAASVHDQNDHGFVPTLITLAREKGVAAYIGDGSNRWPSVHRLDAARLYRLALEHGTAGARYHGVADEGIPLRTIAEVIGRHLNVPVVSKTVQEAPAHFGWMAGFAGLDIAASSSLTQQRLGWRPGHTGLLADLEQGHYFTDQTVSPAYPSKE
- a CDS encoding AraC family transcriptional regulator, with translation MNPNSLEAFYTKLQAEDSPEPGALSPLEQQREIGHFNVFNVAVLMNRRHERPPMTFDRRSFYKISLIQGRSRIEYADQSVEVAAHALWFVTSRVPYRWLPHDPDQRGYFCIFTEEFLLPARGSVALEELPVFQLGGCPVVPLSSAEYASLEAIFQKMEQEMASGYAYKYDLLRAYLLELIHVGQKLQPVPAQVPAHNASARVAAQFTDLLERQFPLATPQQQQNLRTAKDYADVLSVHVNHLNRVLKETTGHTTTTLISRRVAQEAKMLLKQTTWTVSEIADALGFADVAHFCNFFKRQTGLVPGAFRG
- a CDS encoding dihydroorotase is translated as MLLLQNARIASENSPALLEGDVLIVEGKIQDIGKSLTAPEGARVIDARRRILMPGMFDAHVHFRAPGFENKETITTGSEAAINGGITGVVMMPNTRPALDSASAVASVLENARDRARIPVYTSGCVTKNREGKELAEIEGMRELGVKMLTDDGDTTSDPAVLLRAMQYATEFGMFFASHCEVPELAGPRALNEGVMSYRLGIKGSPACAEEIIIDRDIRLARAAGAHVHIQHVSSKEGMETIRWWKSRGDVKVTAEVAPHHLLFTDEHIGDYDTNYKMNPPLRTQADCDALLEGLKEGVFDLIATDHAPHTPFEKAQDFISAPNGITGLDTALVSLYHFFVEPGKFGWDLVVKRYSAEPRRLMDLPVPTIEVGQEANCILFDTEAETTFTRDFMKSKSQNTPFIDQTLKGSVDLVVLGTEVLLER
- a CDS encoding Imm50 family immunity protein, with amino-acid sequence MSETESVNLNRIVNSEIVLQHFGYWPEFHDAEITKATFEAHSTGRSSVTFLIDAFEITSEIDEKGYYKLTKHCKIELQFIGIKEMEFDYFSHQNVIFELILEEEKSSIKCTINSSVGLDAVVVAEEAYVLSLTPTKR
- the purE gene encoding 5-(carboxyamino)imidazole ribonucleotide mutase, coding for MTTPSSPNTPDVPLIGVVMGSSSDWNTMQHAVQILTHFGVAHEARVVSAHRMPDDLFAYAEQAGPRGLQAIIAGAGGAAHLPGMLAAKTTVPVLGVPVASRHLQGVDSLHSIVQMPKGVPVATFAIGDAGAANAALFAISQLALHNPDLATKLQAFRAEQTEAARAMTLPV
- a CDS encoding aspartate carbamoyltransferase catalytic subunit codes for the protein MARKDLLDIASLHREEIEFLLDQSTSFKKLFTHSVKKIPALEGKSVLMLFYEASTRTHSSFEVAAKRLSAEVTNFDVAHSSISKGESVRETIETLQAMRTDYIVVRHSHPGLPGMIARQTTASVINAGDGAHEHPTQALLDAFTIREKFPDPRGKKVLIIGDILHSRVARSTSTLLQKLGVEVAYLGPGSLVPKYVPESIRRFTDYEAAMAWAPDVVYLLRVQMERQDVQFFPSVREYHRVYGITTARLAEIRDRGLYIMHPGPVNRGVELCDAVMDYERSLITNQVENGISVRMAVLDWLTPGGEFPRQQAYAAPQRASASVVLP
- a CDS encoding DUF3060 domain-containing protein, with the protein product MRSKSIVILLLVVATGLGACSQADTQQNEPKAEDVSLVTPAATAATATPKTAEDVVINGSNTVQTQALRGQNIEVTGDGNTATFTGHSQEFSITGSDNVVVLENVKAIDVTGDNNTVTWRGSMPTITNLGQHNVIERAK
- a CDS encoding 5-(carboxyamino)imidazole ribonucleotide synthase produces the protein MTPIFPGSQDAAGRRATLGVMGGGQLGRMFVHAAQRLGYFTAVLDPDAQSPAGLVSHHHIQTNYNDPAGLAQLADLCQAITTEFENVPAQALQTLAQTRPVAPGAAVVGIAQDRIEEKAHFTACADISGVTCAPYAVIETPAQLQAVQNERADLLPGILKTARMGYDGKGQIRVKTATELAAAWAELGGVACVLEKMLPLTAECSVLVARGWDGQVVSFAPQRNVHVAGILAVTHAYEGNMPPALATSARDAAVAIAQHLGYVGVLCVEFFVVDDGSAHGGLVVNEMAPRPHNSGHYTLDACNASQFDLQVHAMAGLPLPQPRQHSPAIMLNLLGDVWFDATGQQREPDWQAVLSLPGTHLHLYGKTEARRGRKMGHLTITGPDVAGVKTVARRAVEVLGLPGLEAI
- a CDS encoding VOC family protein gives rise to the protein MEDHNNETAPAFAGALPPKVTGIGGIFFVSDNPQATREWYANHLGLETNDWGASFTSRSADNPDEVTSLQWSPFPKGSDYFAPSAKEFMINYRVQNIEGLVSQLAASGVTILDSITSYDYGKFVHILDADGNKLELWEPA
- a CDS encoding antibiotic biosynthesis monooxygenase is translated as MLITRIWHGITAAHHADTYLQYLQQSGIADYKNTPGNLGVQVLRRVETEVCHFWTVTRWDSYESIKRFAGEQYEQARYYPEDAQYLLEFEPTVLHCETFEF